In a genomic window of Kribbella amoyensis:
- a CDS encoding (deoxy)nucleoside triphosphate pyrophosphohydrolase has translation MTDRQVVVGVAVVDAGRVLAALRPGPDGGWEFPGGKVEPGETDRDAAVRELDEELGLRVTVGASLGLDQPIGDKYVLRVYLAELMSGTPVLREHTETRWVSVARLSELDWLPADRPFVPLLRATLRGGG, from the coding sequence ATGACGGACAGGCAGGTGGTCGTCGGCGTGGCGGTGGTGGACGCGGGCCGGGTGCTCGCGGCGCTGCGGCCCGGACCGGACGGCGGATGGGAGTTCCCGGGCGGCAAGGTCGAGCCGGGGGAGACGGACCGGGACGCGGCCGTGCGTGAGCTCGACGAGGAACTCGGCCTGCGGGTCACGGTGGGCGCGTCGCTCGGTCTCGACCAGCCGATCGGCGACAAGTACGTGCTGCGGGTCTACCTGGCCGAACTGATGTCCGGAACGCCGGTTCTGCGCGAACACACGGAGACACGCTGGGTGTCCGTGGCGCGACTGTCCGAACTCGACTGGCTGCCCGCCGACCGCCCGTTCGTGCCGCTGCTGCGGGCCACCCTGCGGGGAG
- a CDS encoding fumarate reductase/succinate dehydrogenase flavoprotein subunit, whose protein sequence is MTELERHTYDVVVIGAGGAGLRAAIEAREQGKRTAIVCKSLFGKAHTVMAEGGCAAAMGNANSNDNWQVHYRDTMRGGKFLNNWRMAELHAQEAPDRVWELETYGALFDRTEDGRISQRNFGGHTYPRLAHVGDRTGLELIRTLQQKIVSLQQEDFQATGDYEANLKVYAECTVTELLKDGDAISGAFGYWRESGRFILFDAPAVVLATGGVGKSFKVTSNSWEYTGDGHALAMRAGATLINMEFIQFHPTGMVWPPSVKGILVTESVRGDGGVLKNSEGKRFMFDYVPDVFRAQYADTEEEADRWYKDADNNRRPPELLPRDEVARAINSEVKAGRGTPHGGVFLDVSTRLPAEEITRRLPSMHHQFKELADVDITAEPMEVGPTCHYVMGGVEVDPDTASSVVPGLFAAGEVAGGMHGSNRLGGNSLSDLLVFGRRAGMGAASYVDQLGADRPKIDEADIDAAAAEALAPFELEGGENPYTIHQELQQSMNDLVGIIRKAEEMEQALARLAEFRGRIAKMTVEGHRQFNPGWHLALDLRNMLTVSECVAKAALQREESRGGHTRDDFPGMNADWRKLLLVCGLNADGSVSVVKKDQVPMREDLLELFELDELKKYLTEEELPA, encoded by the coding sequence ATGACTGAGCTGGAACGACACACCTACGACGTCGTCGTGATCGGGGCCGGTGGCGCCGGTCTGCGCGCGGCGATCGAGGCCCGCGAGCAGGGCAAGCGCACCGCGATCGTGTGCAAGTCGCTGTTCGGCAAGGCCCACACCGTGATGGCCGAGGGCGGTTGCGCCGCGGCGATGGGCAACGCGAACTCGAACGACAACTGGCAGGTCCACTACCGCGACACGATGCGTGGCGGCAAGTTCCTGAACAACTGGCGGATGGCCGAGCTGCACGCCCAGGAGGCCCCGGACCGGGTCTGGGAACTGGAGACGTACGGCGCGCTGTTCGACCGGACCGAGGACGGCCGGATCAGCCAGCGCAACTTCGGCGGTCACACCTACCCGCGGCTCGCGCACGTCGGCGACCGGACCGGGCTGGAGCTGATCCGCACCCTGCAGCAGAAGATCGTCTCGCTGCAGCAGGAGGACTTCCAGGCCACCGGCGACTACGAGGCCAACCTCAAGGTGTACGCCGAGTGCACGGTGACCGAGCTGCTCAAGGACGGCGACGCGATCTCCGGGGCGTTCGGCTACTGGCGCGAGTCGGGCCGGTTCATCCTGTTCGACGCGCCCGCGGTCGTGCTGGCCACCGGCGGCGTCGGCAAGTCCTTCAAGGTCACCTCGAACTCCTGGGAGTACACCGGTGACGGGCACGCGCTGGCGATGCGGGCCGGCGCGACGCTGATCAACATGGAGTTCATCCAGTTCCACCCGACCGGGATGGTCTGGCCGCCGTCGGTGAAGGGCATCCTGGTCACCGAGTCGGTCCGCGGTGACGGTGGCGTGCTGAAGAACTCCGAGGGTAAGCGGTTCATGTTCGACTACGTGCCGGACGTGTTCCGGGCGCAGTACGCGGATACCGAGGAGGAGGCGGACCGCTGGTACAAGGACGCCGACAACAACCGGCGTCCACCGGAACTGCTGCCGCGGGACGAGGTCGCGCGGGCGATCAACTCCGAGGTGAAGGCCGGCCGCGGTACGCCGCACGGCGGGGTGTTCCTGGACGTGTCGACCCGGTTGCCCGCCGAGGAGATCACCCGGCGGCTGCCGTCGATGCACCACCAGTTCAAGGAGCTGGCCGACGTCGACATCACCGCGGAGCCGATGGAGGTCGGCCCGACCTGTCACTACGTGATGGGCGGCGTCGAGGTCGACCCGGACACCGCGTCCTCGGTCGTGCCGGGACTGTTCGCGGCCGGTGAGGTGGCCGGCGGGATGCACGGGTCGAACCGGCTCGGCGGCAACTCGCTGTCCGACCTGCTGGTGTTCGGCCGCCGGGCCGGGATGGGGGCGGCGTCGTACGTCGACCAGCTCGGTGCGGACCGGCCGAAGATCGACGAGGCCGACATCGACGCGGCCGCGGCCGAGGCGCTGGCCCCGTTCGAGCTGGAGGGCGGGGAGAACCCGTACACCATCCACCAGGAGCTCCAGCAGTCGATGAACGACCTGGTCGGCATCATCCGCAAGGCCGAGGAGATGGAGCAGGCGCTGGCGCGGCTGGCCGAGTTCCGCGGCCGGATCGCGAAGATGACGGTCGAGGGGCACCGGCAGTTCAACCCGGGCTGGCACCTGGCGCTGGACCTGCGCAACATGCTCACCGTGTCCGAGTGTGTCGCGAAGGCGGCGCTGCAGCGCGAGGAGTCCCGCGGCGGTCACACCCGCGACGACTTCCCGGGCATGAACGCGGACTGGCGCAAGCTGCTGCTGGTCTGCGGGCTGAACGCCGACGGCAGCGTCAGCGTGGTCAAGAAGGACCAGGTGCCGATGCGCGAGGACCTGCTGGAACTGTTCGAGCTGGACGAGCTGAAGAAGTACCTGACCGAGGAGGAGCTGCCCGCATGA
- a CDS encoding succinate dehydrogenase/fumarate reductase iron-sulfur subunit, whose protein sequence is MTYKGKFRVWRGDAEGGGLQDYEVEVNEGEVVLDVIHRLQATQTPDLAVRWNCKAGKCGSCSAEINGMPKLMCMCRMNTFEEDEVVTVTPMRTFPVLRDLVTDVSYNYQKAREVPAFTPPADLKPGEYRMQQVDVERSQEFRKCIECFLCQDTCHVIRDHEENKESFSGPRFLMRIAELDMHPLDAADRQKAAQEQHGLGFCNITKCCTEVCPEHIKITDNALIPMKERVADRKYDPIVWLGNKIRRRA, encoded by the coding sequence ATGACGTACAAGGGAAAGTTCCGGGTCTGGCGGGGTGACGCCGAGGGCGGCGGCCTGCAGGACTACGAGGTCGAGGTGAACGAGGGTGAGGTCGTCCTCGACGTCATCCACCGGCTGCAGGCCACCCAGACGCCGGATCTCGCGGTCCGGTGGAACTGCAAGGCCGGCAAGTGCGGATCGTGCAGCGCCGAGATCAACGGCATGCCGAAGCTGATGTGCATGTGCCGGATGAACACGTTCGAGGAGGACGAGGTCGTCACGGTCACGCCGATGCGGACGTTCCCGGTGCTGCGGGACCTGGTCACCGACGTGTCGTACAACTACCAGAAGGCGCGGGAGGTGCCGGCCTTCACCCCGCCGGCCGACCTGAAGCCCGGTGAGTACCGGATGCAGCAGGTCGACGTGGAGCGGTCGCAGGAGTTCCGCAAGTGCATCGAGTGCTTCCTGTGCCAGGACACCTGCCACGTGATCCGGGACCACGAAGAGAACAAGGAGAGCTTCTCCGGTCCCCGGTTCCTGATGCGGATCGCCGAGCTGGACATGCACCCGCTCGACGCCGCCGACCGGCAGAAGGCGGCCCAGGAGCAGCACGGGCTGGGTTTCTGCAACATCACCAAGTGCTGCACCGAGGTGTGCCCCGAGCACATCAAGATCACCGACAACGCGCTGATCCCGATGAAGGAGCGCGTCGCCGACCGCAAGTACGACCCGATCGTCTGGCTCGGCAACAAGATCCGCCGCCGCGCCTGA
- a CDS encoding ABC1 kinase family protein: MDVVVVGVLNVAVFMAIFVPVSQRLLGVRFGLARLFLGAGLTLAVFSPLMNALTGPPPWTGSNGTALAFLALTALCSMLAGLVFLVLSEALLPTGSLPRARDLRRDLGGRIARTRRYLQILRIAVRHGLGPYLRGRRRPGRENAAGQADLARSLRLALDEAGVTFVKLGQVLSTRSDVIPAAVAAELTRLQDQVTPAPWPEVEAVLTEELGAPPQKLFADFGTEPLAAASVAQVYTARLLDDGLPDGRGAEVVVKVQRPGVAAVVDRDLDIVRRLAKLLERNTDWGRSMGVRALADGFADAMREELDFTIEAGNMTSVAAGRAVANSNDVVVPALCPQLSTARVLTMQRLDGVPLGSAAGVIAERGLDPARLARILFDCLLGQVALDGVFHADPHPGNFLLLTDGRIGMLDLGSVGRLDPATRDALQRFLLAVDHGDPVAATDALLEIVDRPDVIDEHGLERAVGQFMTRHLGAGAALGPAMFTDLFRIITAHELGVPPEVAAVFRALATVEGTISRISPSFDLVEASRQFAAAQVTERLTPDTLRRTATEELTSLLPMLRRLPRRIDRIAAAAESGRLGLNVRLFADERDRRHVTTLLHQTLLAILGATAGLMAVLLLGTPGGPRINDTMSLYQLFGYNLLVICVVLVLRVLVLVFRLPETRSRP, translated from the coding sequence ATGGACGTCGTGGTGGTCGGGGTGCTCAACGTCGCCGTGTTCATGGCGATCTTCGTACCGGTGTCGCAGCGGCTGCTCGGCGTCCGGTTCGGGCTGGCCCGGTTGTTCCTCGGCGCCGGGCTCACGCTGGCCGTGTTCAGCCCGCTGATGAACGCGCTGACCGGGCCGCCGCCGTGGACGGGGTCGAACGGGACCGCGCTGGCGTTCCTGGCCCTGACCGCGCTCTGCTCGATGCTGGCCGGGCTGGTCTTCCTGGTCCTGTCCGAGGCGCTGCTGCCGACCGGTTCGTTGCCCAGGGCCCGCGATCTGCGGCGTGACCTGGGCGGCCGGATCGCGCGCACCCGGCGGTACCTGCAGATCCTCCGGATCGCGGTCCGGCACGGGCTCGGTCCGTACCTGCGCGGCCGCCGCCGGCCCGGGCGGGAGAATGCGGCCGGGCAGGCGGACCTGGCCAGGTCGTTGCGGCTCGCGCTGGACGAGGCCGGGGTCACCTTCGTCAAGCTCGGCCAGGTGCTCTCGACCCGCAGCGACGTGATCCCCGCGGCGGTCGCGGCCGAGCTGACCCGGTTGCAGGACCAGGTGACGCCCGCGCCCTGGCCGGAGGTCGAGGCCGTGCTGACCGAGGAACTGGGCGCCCCGCCGCAGAAGCTGTTCGCCGACTTCGGGACCGAACCACTGGCCGCCGCGTCGGTCGCCCAGGTGTACACCGCGCGACTCCTCGACGACGGTCTGCCGGACGGTCGCGGCGCCGAGGTGGTCGTCAAGGTGCAGCGGCCCGGCGTCGCGGCGGTGGTGGACCGGGATCTCGACATCGTCCGCCGGCTGGCCAAACTGCTGGAGCGGAACACCGACTGGGGCCGGTCGATGGGCGTCCGGGCGCTGGCCGACGGGTTCGCCGACGCGATGCGGGAGGAGCTCGACTTCACCATCGAGGCCGGCAACATGACCAGCGTCGCGGCCGGCCGTGCCGTTGCCAACAGCAATGACGTGGTCGTCCCGGCGTTGTGCCCACAGCTGTCGACGGCCCGGGTCCTGACCATGCAGCGGCTCGACGGGGTACCCCTCGGCTCGGCGGCCGGCGTCATCGCCGAACGCGGGCTGGACCCGGCCCGGCTGGCCCGCATCCTGTTCGACTGTCTGCTCGGCCAGGTCGCGCTGGACGGGGTGTTCCATGCGGACCCACATCCCGGCAACTTCCTGCTGCTGACCGACGGCCGGATCGGGATGCTGGACCTGGGTTCGGTCGGCCGGCTCGACCCGGCCACCCGGGACGCGCTGCAACGGTTCCTGCTCGCCGTCGACCACGGTGACCCGGTCGCCGCGACCGACGCGCTGCTGGAGATCGTTGACCGCCCGGACGTGATCGACGAGCACGGGCTGGAGCGCGCCGTCGGCCAGTTCATGACCCGGCATCTCGGCGCCGGTGCCGCGCTCGGTCCGGCGATGTTCACCGACCTGTTCCGGATCATCACGGCGCACGAGCTCGGGGTACCGCCGGAGGTGGCCGCGGTGTTCCGGGCGCTGGCGACCGTGGAGGGGACGATCTCGCGGATCTCGCCCAGCTTCGACCTGGTCGAGGCGTCCCGGCAGTTCGCGGCCGCCCAGGTGACCGAACGGCTCACCCCGGACACGTTGCGGCGGACCGCGACCGAGGAGCTGACCTCCCTGCTGCCGATGCTGCGCCGGCTGCCACGCCGGATCGACCGGATCGCGGCGGCGGCGGAGTCCGGCCGGCTCGGGCTGAACGTCCGGCTGTTCGCGGACGAGCGGGATCGCCGGCACGTCACCACGCTGTTGCACCAGACTCTGCTCGCGATCCTCGGGGCGACCGCGGGCCTGATGGCGGTGCTGCTGCTCGGCACACCCGGCGGTCCGCGGATCAACGACACGATGAGCCTCTACCAGCTGTTCGGCTACAACCTGCTGGTCATCTGCGTGGTCCTGGTCCTGCGCGTCCTGGTCCTGGTGTTCCGCCTGCCGGAGACCCGGTCCCGGCCGTGA
- a CDS encoding MFS transporter: MSSNDVRAEPRLRLFSGDRLPLVLGVVGLVTLGAFENRAVGTALPTMVREFDALGSFGTANAAPNASYLVSLAIAGLWADRRGPVPALRVGAITFALAQLLVGGAQAMPMVIAGRLLSGLAEGLLDVALMVLVARTLPPVLRPRMFSLFAAMWILPSVVGPVLTGVVTEQFGWRWVFLGALVLLVPSWFLLRPAMRLAGRTPAPEPSPKETAELATARAALPWALAASVALFVMTWSGDQLEAHPVPAGIAIPVSLALLAVAAVRVMPRGTFVARRGFPAVVAVRGLGGAAFAGAGAYLPLLLTLLHDFSPSRAGITLSITGVSWALGSWLQGREHQLSRVTVLRIGLALMAAGLTVTSLLAWADALTWLGLIGWTVAGVGMGLSSSSLSVLTLDLSDAGNSGRNSSAAQMAGTMSIATALSVSGTLLALNADDPRPWVFGAIIATSAGLALAGLLTSARITTTR; encoded by the coding sequence ATGTCCTCGAACGATGTCCGCGCCGAGCCGCGCCTCCGGCTGTTCAGTGGTGACCGGTTGCCGTTGGTGCTGGGCGTGGTCGGCCTGGTCACGCTCGGCGCCTTCGAGAACCGCGCCGTCGGTACCGCGTTGCCGACGATGGTGCGCGAGTTCGACGCGCTCGGCAGCTTCGGTACGGCGAACGCGGCCCCGAACGCGAGCTACCTGGTCTCCCTCGCGATCGCCGGGTTGTGGGCCGACCGGCGCGGACCCGTTCCCGCGTTGCGCGTCGGCGCGATCACCTTCGCGCTCGCGCAGTTGCTGGTCGGCGGTGCGCAGGCGATGCCGATGGTCATCGCGGGCCGGCTCCTCAGCGGACTCGCCGAGGGGTTGCTCGACGTCGCGTTGATGGTGCTGGTCGCCCGGACGCTCCCGCCGGTCCTGCGGCCGCGGATGTTCTCGTTGTTCGCGGCGATGTGGATCCTGCCTTCGGTGGTCGGGCCCGTGCTCACCGGGGTCGTCACCGAGCAGTTCGGCTGGCGCTGGGTGTTCCTCGGCGCCCTTGTCCTGCTGGTACCGAGCTGGTTCCTGCTGCGGCCGGCGATGCGGCTGGCCGGTCGAACCCCAGCTCCGGAGCCGAGTCCGAAGGAAACCGCGGAACTCGCCACTGCCCGGGCCGCCTTGCCGTGGGCGCTCGCGGCGTCGGTGGCGCTGTTCGTGATGACGTGGTCGGGCGATCAGCTCGAGGCGCACCCGGTGCCGGCCGGGATCGCGATTCCGGTCAGCCTGGCCCTGCTCGCGGTGGCCGCGGTCCGGGTGATGCCGCGCGGGACGTTCGTCGCCCGGCGCGGCTTCCCCGCGGTCGTCGCGGTCCGCGGTCTCGGTGGTGCGGCCTTCGCCGGCGCCGGGGCGTACCTGCCGTTGTTGCTGACGTTGCTGCACGACTTCAGCCCTTCGCGAGCCGGCATCACGCTCTCCATCACCGGGGTCAGCTGGGCGCTCGGTTCCTGGCTCCAGGGCCGCGAGCACCAGCTGTCCCGGGTGACCGTCCTGCGGATCGGCCTCGCCCTGATGGCCGCCGGGCTGACCGTGACGTCGCTGCTGGCGTGGGCCGACGCGCTCACCTGGCTCGGCCTGATCGGCTGGACCGTGGCCGGGGTCGGGATGGGCCTCAGCTCGTCCAGCCTGTCGGTGCTCACCCTCGATCTGTCCGACGCCGGCAACTCCGGCCGGAACAGCAGCGCCGCCCAGATGGCCGGCACGATGAGCATCGCCACCGCGCTGTCGGTCAGCGGCACCCTGCTCGCGCTGAACGCGGACGACCCGCGGCCGTGGGTCTTCGGCGCGATCATCGCCACCTCGGCCGGCCTCGCCCTGGCCGGTTTGCTCACCTCGGCCCGGATCACCACCACCCGCTGA
- a CDS encoding antibiotic biosynthesis monooxygenase, whose protein sequence is MTTVELTRFKVAPERVEELLRTRPGMVAGFEADRAGFLQATLVRLPGDEWLDIVHWRSAEDFAASRAKGPNRPDIKAFFDTIDALVSSEEGTLA, encoded by the coding sequence ATGACGACGGTGGAACTGACCCGGTTCAAGGTGGCGCCGGAGCGGGTGGAGGAGTTGCTGCGGACCAGGCCGGGGATGGTGGCCGGATTCGAGGCCGACCGGGCCGGCTTCCTGCAGGCGACGCTGGTCCGCCTGCCGGGTGACGAGTGGCTCGACATCGTGCACTGGCGGTCGGCCGAGGACTTCGCCGCGTCCCGGGCGAAGGGGCCGAACCGCCCGGACATCAAGGCGTTCTTCGACACGATCGATGCGCTGGTGTCCAGCGAGGAGGGCACGCTGGCCTGA
- a CDS encoding TetR/AcrR family transcriptional regulator: protein MTEQVRRTQIVAAAIEVIARDGGAQASFKAIAEEAGLSSTGLISYHFANRQELIDEVGREILGRFTEFVLARTEGIEEPVAVLHGFVEANVEFLRTHRSHATTLLRIRQELAPIELARSDQAQLAEVLRLGQQSGALRDFDPALVAVFVLSIRDGIIRQLAVDPELDLAAAGREFATLVDLATRKA, encoded by the coding sequence ATGACGGAACAGGTGCGGCGGACCCAGATCGTGGCCGCCGCGATCGAGGTGATCGCGCGGGACGGCGGTGCGCAGGCGTCGTTCAAGGCGATCGCCGAGGAGGCCGGCTTGAGCAGTACCGGGCTGATCTCGTACCACTTCGCGAACCGGCAGGAGCTGATCGACGAGGTCGGCCGGGAGATCCTCGGCCGGTTCACCGAGTTCGTGCTGGCCCGGACCGAGGGGATCGAGGAGCCGGTCGCCGTACTGCACGGCTTCGTCGAGGCGAACGTCGAGTTCCTCCGCACCCATCGCAGCCACGCCACCACCTTGCTCCGGATCCGCCAGGAGCTTGCCCCGATCGAGCTGGCCCGGTCGGACCAGGCCCAGCTGGCCGAGGTGCTCCGGCTCGGCCAGCAGTCCGGCGCGCTGCGGGACTTCGACCCGGCTCTGGTCGCGGTGTTCGTGCTGTCGATCCGCGACGGCATCATCCGCCAGCTCGCCGTCGATCCCGAGCTGGACCTGGCCGCCGCCGGCCGGGAGTTCGCCACCCTCGTAGACCTCGCCACCAGGAAGGCCTGA
- a CDS encoding carboxylesterase/lipase family protein: MLRGPLLPLALCVTLLASCNENTGTPESTPAPVGPVVRTDTGDVRGTVHADRRVFQGVPYAAPPVGPQRWQSPAPVKPWTGERAATEPGSPCPQNKNAIADLASTNEDCLVLNVTTPRSATPEQRKPVMVWIHGDGAIGSGDQFDPARLAVDGDVVVVTFNFRLGVFGGFGLPGLAGSGTFGLQDQRAALEWVQRNAAAFGGDPGNVTLFGVSYGATSTSAHLLAKKSHGLFHKVIMQSGFTVMDMPAGVTYPGIPALPWYGWTTTKDAQTQGQLVASQLGCKDPANTADCLRKVPVAKLLAVPQVMNIFQPMALDNDDLPPNPEQALDRGEFAEVPVLAGSTRDEHTTFVAFFRELAGRPVTKANYPELLRTAFGANAAKIAAEYPLTGYPTPALAWSAVVTDRLWARAQLRQNQLLSAKNPLWFYEFADRDAPLDIPFPPGFDPGAWHAGDVGYLFRTAEEAGKMTNDQVALSDAMIRYWTTFAHHGDPNTEGLPAWPRFAQPADVQSLAPNAIKPVDYEAEHKLTFWRGLP; encoded by the coding sequence ATGCTTCGCGGACCCCTGCTCCCGTTGGCCCTCTGCGTCACCTTGCTTGCCTCGTGCAACGAAAACACCGGCACCCCGGAGAGCACACCGGCACCGGTCGGGCCGGTGGTCCGCACCGACACCGGCGACGTCCGCGGTACCGTCCACGCCGACCGCCGCGTCTTCCAGGGCGTCCCGTACGCCGCACCGCCGGTCGGCCCGCAACGCTGGCAGTCCCCCGCCCCGGTGAAGCCGTGGACCGGCGAGCGGGCCGCGACCGAACCGGGCAGCCCGTGCCCGCAGAACAAGAACGCGATCGCCGACCTCGCCAGTACGAACGAGGACTGCCTGGTCCTCAACGTCACCACCCCCAGGTCCGCCACGCCGGAGCAGCGCAAACCGGTGATGGTGTGGATCCACGGCGACGGCGCGATCGGGTCGGGTGACCAGTTCGACCCGGCCCGGCTCGCGGTGGACGGGGATGTCGTCGTGGTGACCTTCAACTTCCGGCTCGGCGTCTTCGGCGGCTTCGGGCTGCCCGGCCTGGCGGGATCCGGCACGTTCGGTCTCCAGGACCAGCGGGCGGCGCTGGAGTGGGTCCAGCGGAACGCGGCCGCGTTCGGCGGCGATCCTGGCAACGTGACGTTGTTCGGCGTCTCGTACGGGGCGACGTCGACGAGCGCGCATCTGCTGGCGAAGAAGTCGCACGGCCTGTTCCACAAGGTGATCATGCAGAGCGGCTTCACCGTGATGGACATGCCCGCCGGGGTGACGTACCCGGGGATCCCGGCGCTGCCCTGGTACGGCTGGACGACCACGAAGGACGCGCAGACGCAGGGTCAGCTGGTCGCGAGCCAGCTCGGCTGCAAGGATCCGGCGAACACGGCGGACTGTCTGCGCAAGGTCCCGGTGGCCAAGCTGCTCGCGGTGCCGCAGGTGATGAACATCTTCCAGCCGATGGCCCTGGACAACGACGACCTGCCGCCGAATCCCGAGCAGGCGCTGGACCGCGGTGAGTTCGCCGAGGTGCCGGTCCTGGCCGGGAGCACCCGGGACGAGCACACGACGTTCGTGGCCTTCTTCCGCGAGCTGGCCGGCCGTCCGGTGACCAAGGCGAACTACCCCGAACTGCTCCGCACCGCCTTCGGGGCGAACGCGGCGAAGATCGCGGCCGAGTACCCGCTGACCGGCTACCCGACGCCCGCGCTGGCCTGGTCGGCGGTCGTCACCGACCGGCTCTGGGCCCGCGCCCAGCTCCGGCAGAACCAGTTGCTCTCGGCAAAGAACCCGCTGTGGTTCTACGAGTTCGCGGACCGCGACGCCCCGCTGGACATCCCGTTCCCGCCCGGCTTCGACCCCGGCGCCTGGCACGCGGGCGACGTCGGGTACCTGTTCCGGACCGCCGAGGAGGCCGGCAAGATGACCAACGACCAGGTCGCGCTGTCCGACGCGATGATCCGGTACTGGACCACGTTCGCCCACCACGGCGACCCGAACACCGAAGGCCTGCCGGCCTGGCCCAGGTTCGCGCAGCCGGCCGACGTCCAGTCCCTGGCCCCGAACGCGATCAAGCCGGTCGACTACGAAGCCGAACACAAACTCACCTTCTGGCGCGGCCTGCCGTAG
- a CDS encoding 4a-hydroxytetrahydrobiopterin dehydratase: MAELLTDDQIDQAIRDHLPLWKVEDGALARSVEKPTFLDGIRLVATVAQLAESMNHHPDIDIRYTTITFRIRSHEAGGITDDDLVLARHIDTAAG; the protein is encoded by the coding sequence ATGGCTGAACTGCTGACGGACGACCAGATCGACCAGGCGATCCGCGACCACCTGCCGCTGTGGAAGGTCGAGGACGGTGCGCTGGCCCGCAGCGTGGAGAAGCCGACCTTCCTGGACGGGATCCGGCTGGTCGCCACGGTGGCGCAGCTGGCCGAGTCGATGAACCACCACCCGGACATCGACATCCGCTACACCACCATCACGTTCCGGATCCGCAGCCACGAGGCCGGCGGCATCACCGACGACGATCTCGTCCTGGCCCGCCACATCGACACCGCCGCCGGCTGA
- a CDS encoding WD40/YVTN/BNR-like repeat-containing protein → MHTLPALLLAGSLSFGTPVTPGWFWTVPHCDTVYGDGGVTVTADDGAQLAPTKGTLRPVTYTKVATLPEPNVLIAIGRQSIQRSADAGCSWQQIDKSPDDLATYDVTAGPGDTAYVHSVNDQPIHRVKGSTVSTVAGPIEGNGVVALYSAPGSLRVVGGDGQLYDSADDGVSWRRAGLAPGRDLFAYDAVIDPRDPDHAVVGVMSDGVYSTFDGGRTWTHAAAVERTNAFSLAISPADPSKVWLEAYDRDAADRFIWQSDDGGRKFRIVLDSTRATLYNGNRMWPSPVDADLLYFAYGTSFANYGSDLYRFRPSTGELSKQHNTFDGIPGLAFNPADPSLLYLGLAEER, encoded by the coding sequence ATGCACACACTGCCCGCGTTGCTCCTGGCCGGCTCGCTCAGCTTCGGTACTCCGGTCACTCCTGGCTGGTTCTGGACGGTGCCGCACTGCGACACCGTGTACGGAGACGGCGGGGTGACCGTGACGGCGGACGACGGGGCCCAGCTCGCGCCGACCAAGGGCACGCTGCGGCCGGTCACGTACACCAAGGTCGCCACGTTGCCGGAGCCGAACGTGCTGATCGCGATCGGCCGGCAGTCGATCCAGCGCTCCGCGGACGCCGGTTGCAGCTGGCAACAGATCGACAAATCACCGGACGACCTGGCCACGTACGACGTGACCGCGGGACCCGGCGACACGGCGTACGTGCACAGCGTCAACGACCAGCCGATCCACCGGGTCAAGGGCAGCACGGTGAGTACGGTGGCCGGACCGATCGAGGGCAACGGGGTCGTCGCCCTGTACTCCGCGCCGGGGTCCCTGCGGGTGGTGGGCGGTGACGGGCAACTGTACGACTCGGCCGACGACGGAGTCAGCTGGCGCCGGGCCGGGCTCGCGCCGGGCCGGGACCTGTTCGCGTACGACGCCGTCATCGATCCGCGCGATCCGGACCACGCGGTCGTCGGGGTGATGTCGGACGGGGTCTACTCGACGTTCGACGGCGGCCGGACCTGGACGCACGCGGCCGCGGTCGAGCGGACGAACGCGTTCAGCCTCGCGATCTCCCCCGCCGATCCGTCGAAGGTGTGGCTGGAGGCGTACGACCGGGACGCGGCCGACCGGTTCATCTGGCAGTCCGACGACGGTGGCCGCAAGTTCCGGATCGTGCTCGACTCGACCCGGGCCACGCTCTACAACGGCAACCGGATGTGGCCCAGCCCGGTCGACGCCGACCTGCTGTACTTCGCGTACGGCACCTCGTTCGCGAACTACGGCTCCGACCTGTACCGGTTCCGCCCGTCCACCGGCGAGCTGAGCAAGCAGCACAACACCTTCGACGGCATCCCCGGACTCGCCTTCAACCCGGCCGACCCGAGCCTGTTGTACCTGGGCCTGGCCGAGGAACGCTGA